The following coding sequences are from one Myxococcales bacterium window:
- a CDS encoding MBL fold metallo-hydrolase translates to MTGLAMHVRFWGVRGSIAMPGPSTNRYGGNTSCVEVTPRGALPIIIDAGTGLRPLGKALMGGAASGRQDEIAQRFADGRAEGHILISHTHWDHVQGLPFFAPFRVAGNRFQIYARERHDDKMQAVFASQTDDVYLPAPLTKFRADLAFRELRDDSDFMIGEARVRCARLNHPWIAMAYRIDCDGASLVYCSDTAPFRDVLLEYDFVKEAPVPGAPLDAKVAARLADMQGQLVALMQGADLLIYDTQFTAQEYAQRPHWGHSTPSDALQMARLGKVKTLCLFHHAPLRSDDEQDAILVATRAESAAAGDAFAVIAAHEGQELALGGAL, encoded by the coding sequence GTGACGGGGCTAGCCATGCACGTTCGATTTTGGGGGGTACGTGGGTCGATCGCCATGCCGGGGCCGTCGACCAACCGCTATGGCGGCAACACCTCCTGCGTCGAGGTCACGCCGCGGGGAGCGTTGCCGATCATTATCGATGCGGGCACGGGCCTTCGGCCGCTGGGCAAGGCGTTGATGGGTGGGGCAGCTTCTGGCAGGCAGGACGAGATCGCGCAGCGCTTTGCTGATGGCCGCGCGGAAGGCCACATCCTCATTAGTCATACCCATTGGGACCACGTGCAGGGCTTGCCGTTTTTTGCGCCGTTTCGCGTCGCGGGCAATCGCTTTCAGATCTACGCGCGGGAGCGCCACGACGACAAGATGCAGGCGGTGTTCGCCTCGCAAACCGATGACGTCTATCTGCCGGCGCCGCTGACCAAGTTTCGCGCCGACCTGGCTTTTCGCGAGCTGCGCGACGACTCCGATTTTATGATCGGCGAGGCGCGCGTCCGATGTGCCCGGCTCAACCACCCGTGGATCGCGATGGCGTATCGCATCGATTGCGACGGTGCCTCCCTGGTCTACTGTTCGGACACCGCGCCGTTTCGCGACGTTCTGCTCGAGTATGATTTTGTCAAGGAGGCGCCCGTGCCGGGCGCGCCGCTTGATGCCAAGGTCGCCGCGCGCCTGGCCGATATGCAGGGCCAGTTGGTGGCGCTCATGCAAGGCGCGGATCTGCTGATCTATGACACGCAATTTACCGCGCAAGAATATGCGCAACGCCCGCATTGGGGCCATTCGACGCCAAGCGACGCGCTGCAGATGGCGCGGCTGGGCAAGGTGAAGACGTTGTGCCTGTTTCACCACGCGCCGCTACGCAGCGATGACGAGCAAGATGCGATCTTGGTCGCGACGCGCGCCGAGAGCGCTGCGGCCGGTGATGCCTTTGCGGTGATCGCGGCGCACGAAGGCCAAGAGCTGGCGCTGGGAGGCGCCCTCTAG
- a CDS encoding FadR family transcriptional regulator → MSVRPVDAALANLRAAILAGRPAPGEALPPERQLAGTLGVSRLTLRAAIARLEAEGLVRARQGDAVRVLAPAQHANLGMLAHIDVHRDVTKVASFLELRRLLAVETVLKAASKLSTAGQTTLAALIDRQRHEPALDAFIERDVEISRAIVVAADNFAMLLLFNSLAAVYRAQPALAAALHHDRKQAMRNYDALLAIVRHQGSAPNEALRAGLRTALEIADRAALRRLAKWGPSRSPS, encoded by the coding sequence GTGTCCGTCCGTCCCGTCGATGCCGCGCTGGCCAACCTGCGCGCCGCCATTCTCGCCGGCCGCCCGGCGCCCGGAGAGGCGCTCCCACCCGAGCGGCAACTAGCCGGCACGCTGGGCGTCAGCCGCTTGACCCTGCGCGCGGCCATCGCCCGGCTTGAGGCCGAGGGCCTGGTGCGCGCCCGCCAAGGCGATGCCGTGCGGGTGCTTGCGCCGGCGCAGCACGCCAATCTCGGCATGCTCGCGCACATCGACGTCCACCGCGACGTCACCAAGGTGGCGTCCTTTCTAGAGCTTCGACGGCTGCTCGCGGTTGAGACCGTGCTCAAGGCCGCGAGCAAACTCTCCACCGCGGGGCAAACCACCCTCGCCGCGCTGATCGATCGCCAGCGGCATGAGCCGGCGCTCGACGCGTTTATCGAACGCGACGTCGAGATTTCACGCGCGATCGTCGTCGCCGCCGATAATTTTGCGATGCTGCTGCTGTTTAATTCGCTCGCCGCGGTCTATCGCGCGCAGCCCGCGCTTGCCGCCGCGCTACACCACGATCGCAAGCAGGCCATGCGCAACTACGACGCGCTCCTCGCGATCGTACGCCACCAAGGGTCCGCGCCGAACGAGGCCCTGCGCGCCGGCTTGCGCACCGCGCTCGAGATCGCCGACCGCGCCGCCCTTCGCCGCCTCGCCAAGTGGGGGCCCAGCAGGTCGCCATCATGA
- a CDS encoding GMC family oxidoreductase encodes MSGEAHHALIALDGADVRRRLTLASEVIVVGSGPAGATVARNLAAGGLDVLVLEEGAHVTPAQFPVSAVRAMGLMYRDMGTSIAMGSSPMPYLQGKVVGGTSVINGAISWAFPREIYDAWLAADPALAEGLSWEALTAAQAEIMSRLHVAPTPPAIAGAKNLVLARGAEALGVAHRPISRNVTGCMGSGRCLQGCPNGAKLSMERTFLPDAVRDGARLMAGIRVTRVLTDARGAYGVEGITAAGAAVEARARYAVVLAASAIQTPMILQASGITHGAVGHGLMAHPGVSLTARFDEPVDNFRGATQGHEVTGWLHEGLKLEAIGFDLPILASRLPDVGPAFARRLTELNRYAVAGAAIHAEARGSVRRGLAGRASVRYSLTNADVRKVRLGVRRLGEVMLAAGAREVYPGVAGFDAVVSDPRRMAQLTDEGSLNPKAYAMSMTHLFGTARMGSDPATSVVRPDFRHHTTPGLYIADSSVFPGNLGVNPQIAIMAMAAVMAASLAAATA; translated from the coding sequence GTGAGCGGCGAAGCGCACCACGCGCTGATCGCGCTTGACGGCGCCGACGTCCGACGACGCCTCACGCTGGCGAGCGAGGTCATCGTCGTGGGCAGTGGCCCCGCCGGCGCCACCGTCGCGCGGAACCTCGCGGCGGGGGGCCTCGACGTGCTCGTGCTCGAGGAAGGCGCCCATGTCACGCCCGCGCAGTTTCCCGTCAGCGCGGTGCGCGCGATGGGCCTGATGTATCGCGACATGGGCACCTCGATCGCCATGGGCAGCAGCCCGATGCCATATCTGCAGGGCAAGGTGGTTGGTGGCACCTCGGTCATCAACGGCGCGATCAGCTGGGCGTTTCCGCGCGAGATCTACGACGCGTGGCTGGCCGCCGATCCGGCGCTCGCCGAGGGGCTATCATGGGAGGCGCTGACCGCCGCCCAAGCCGAGATCATGAGCCGCTTGCATGTCGCGCCAACGCCACCTGCCATCGCGGGCGCGAAAAATCTCGTGCTCGCGCGAGGCGCCGAGGCGCTCGGCGTGGCGCATCGGCCGATCTCGCGCAACGTGACGGGCTGCATGGGGTCGGGCCGTTGTCTGCAAGGCTGCCCCAATGGCGCCAAGCTTTCCATGGAGCGTACGTTTTTGCCAGACGCCGTTCGTGACGGCGCACGCCTCATGGCCGGCATCCGCGTTACCCGCGTGCTCACCGATGCGCGCGGCGCGTATGGCGTCGAGGGCATCACCGCGGCCGGCGCGGCGGTCGAGGCGCGCGCACGTTATGCGGTCGTGCTCGCGGCGAGCGCGATCCAAACTCCGATGATCTTGCAAGCCTCCGGCATAACGCACGGCGCGGTTGGGCACGGCCTGATGGCGCATCCCGGCGTGTCGTTGACCGCGCGCTTTGACGAACCCGTCGACAATTTCCGCGGCGCCACGCAAGGCCACGAAGTCACCGGCTGGCTCCACGAAGGCCTCAAGCTCGAAGCGATTGGCTTTGACCTGCCCATCTTGGCGAGCCGCCTCCCGGACGTCGGGCCGGCCTTCGCGCGCCGCCTCACCGAGCTCAACCGCTATGCGGTGGCCGGGGCCGCCATTCATGCCGAGGCACGTGGCAGCGTGCGCCGTGGCCTCGCGGGGCGCGCCAGCGTGCGCTACTCGCTAACTAACGCCGACGTGCGCAAGGTGCGCCTCGGCGTGCGTCGGCTGGGCGAGGTAATGCTCGCCGCCGGGGCGCGCGAGGTGTATCCCGGGGTCGCCGGTTTTGATGCGGTCGTCAGCGATCCGCGCCGCATGGCGCAGCTCACCGACGAGGGCTCGCTGAATCCCAAAGCCTACGCGATGTCGATGACGCACCTCTTTGGTACCGCGCGCATGGGCAGCGATCCTGCCACCAGCGTCGTGCGCCCCGACTTTCGCCACCACACAACCCCAGGCCTCTACATCGCCGACTCAAGCGTCTTCCCGGGCAACCTCGGCGTTAACCCGCAAATCGCCATCATGGCCATGGCGGCCGTGATGGCGGCGTCGCTGGCCGCGGCCACCGCCTAA
- a CDS encoding outer membrane protein transport protein yields the protein MSGRMDGYKAGRCTMLTWAATMLVASGLPTAALASPADYIGAGARNSAMANTGVSSTRDASASFYNPSALAWLGGAHLDLGYTVGLPELSLNDVPVGPGDLQAWYLAFAAPGTLFGHAVAGGIVIMAPLQKDPLRRSNSPEFMKFEGRTKRVLLATSAAFAITERFSVGVSVQHLAGLSVQLGIDGTLGYPSGDDSRLQLNLDGKVKNSRYTQVGATWRVSDAVTLGGLYRQKFEFLEAQGITVHADIGLPDLPPVIDDAYLQVQAAAIKTFQPATAWASLTVQPSERLELTTDLGWFDWSAFRNPQASVTVESDFGTFDVPIVPSTLRPQPGFKDAYAARVGFEFLPSGPTSRFAFRGGYGYQSAAGAPQTNVNNFIDGALQTFAAGMGVRSEGFGILSRPLYFDVFAQWAVQPTQAHIKASPADLVGDYTSKAQQLSFGATLRLEF from the coding sequence ATGAGTGGGCGCATGGACGGCTACAAGGCTGGGCGTTGCACCATGCTTACGTGGGCCGCGACGATGTTGGTGGCGAGTGGGCTGCCGACGGCAGCGTTGGCTAGTCCTGCCGACTATATTGGCGCCGGCGCGCGCAACTCGGCCATGGCGAACACCGGCGTTTCGTCGACGCGCGACGCCTCGGCGAGCTTTTATAATCCTTCGGCGCTGGCGTGGCTGGGCGGCGCACATCTCGATCTCGGCTACACCGTGGGCTTGCCCGAGCTCTCGCTCAACGATGTCCCGGTTGGGCCGGGCGATTTGCAGGCGTGGTATTTGGCGTTTGCGGCGCCGGGGACGTTGTTTGGCCACGCGGTTGCCGGCGGCATTGTCATCATGGCGCCGTTGCAAAAAGATCCGTTGCGCCGCAGCAACTCGCCCGAGTTCATGAAATTTGAGGGGCGGACCAAGCGCGTGCTGCTCGCCACGAGCGCGGCGTTTGCGATCACCGAGCGCTTTTCGGTCGGCGTCAGCGTGCAACACCTAGCCGGGCTGTCGGTGCAGTTAGGCATCGACGGCACCTTGGGCTATCCCTCGGGCGACGACAGCCGCTTGCAGCTAAACCTCGATGGCAAGGTCAAGAATTCGCGCTACACCCAAGTGGGCGCGACATGGCGCGTAAGCGATGCGGTGACGCTTGGGGGGCTCTATCGACAAAAATTCGAGTTCCTTGAGGCGCAGGGCATCACGGTGCATGCTGACATTGGGCTCCCGGATTTGCCACCCGTAATTGACGATGCGTATCTGCAGGTCCAGGCGGCGGCCATCAAGACCTTTCAACCGGCGACCGCGTGGGCCAGCCTGACCGTGCAACCCAGTGAGCGGCTTGAGCTGACCACCGACCTTGGTTGGTTTGACTGGAGCGCGTTTCGCAATCCGCAGGCGAGCGTCACCGTCGAAAGCGATTTCGGCACGTTTGACGTGCCGATTGTGCCGAGCACACTCCGCCCACAACCGGGTTTCAAAGACGCCTATGCGGCGCGCGTGGGGTTTGAATTCTTGCCATCTGGTCCCACCTCGCGCTTTGCGTTTCGCGGCGGGTATGGCTATCAAAGCGCGGCCGGCGCGCCGCAGACCAACGTCAACAATTTCATAGATGGCGCGCTGCAGACCTTTGCCGCGGGCATGGGCGTGAGGTCAGAAGGTTTTGGCATTCTGTCGCGGCCACTATATTTCGACGTCTTTGCGCAGTGGGCAGTGCAGCCGACGCAGGCGCATATCAAGGCATCGCCCGCCGATCTCGTAGGCGACTATACCTCCAAAGCGCAGCAGCTCTCCTTTGGCGCCACGCTGCGGCTAGAGTTTTAG